The Gemmatimonadales bacterium genome has a window encoding:
- a CDS encoding DUF5684 domain-containing protein produces MSKLFFLVWLAVIVVVIAGVWKTFEKAGKPGWACLVPIYNAWVVLAIAGKPGWWLLLLLIPVVNLIVGILVSIAVAERFGKGTGFGVGLALLGFIFFPILGFGDAQYRASSSTGPTATPG; encoded by the coding sequence ATGAGCAAGCTCTTCTTTCTGGTCTGGCTCGCGGTAATCGTCGTTGTCATCGCCGGCGTCTGGAAGACCTTCGAGAAAGCGGGCAAGCCTGGATGGGCGTGCCTGGTCCCCATCTATAACGCGTGGGTCGTACTCGCGATCGCCGGCAAGCCCGGCTGGTGGCTGCTCCTCCTGCTCATCCCGGTCGTGAACCTCATCGTGGGGATTCTGGTGTCGATCGCGGTGGCAGAGCGGTTCGGGAAGGGGACGGGCTTCGGCGTTGGCTTGGCGCTCCTTGGATTCATCTTCTTTCCGATCCTTGGCTTCGGCGACGCCCAATACCGTGCCTCAAGCTCAACCGGGCCGACCGCCACGCCTGGCTAG